One Mauremys reevesii isolate NIE-2019 linkage group 5, ASM1616193v1, whole genome shotgun sequence genomic window carries:
- the LOC120406411 gene encoding interleukin-8-like — protein MNGKLVAAVLALFLTYAAVSEGMTLARKGNELQCQCIDLHSKFIPPRSIRDVKLTPSGPHCQNTEIIATLKDGREVCLDPTAQWVKIIIKAILDKAQANAEAKR, from the exons ATGAACGGCAAGTTGGTTGCTGCTGTCTTGGCTCTTTTCCTAACCTACGCAGCGGTGTCAGAAG GGATGACTCTGGCAAGGAAGGGGAATGAGCTCCAATGCCAGTGCATCGACTTGCATTCCAAGTTCATCCCTCCCAGGAGCATTCGGGATGTGAAGCTGACCCCAAGCGGACCTCACTGCCAGAACACTGAAATCAT CGCTACTCTCAAGGACGGCAGAGAAGTGTGCTTGGATCCCACTGCTCAATGGGTGAAGATCATCATTAAAGCAATTTTGGACAA AGCTCAAGCCAATGCTGAGGCAAAACGCTAA